The Duganella sp. BuS-21 sequence GATGCTCATGCTGGTCTCCATGCTTTTAGTAACGGAAGGTGACGTCGATACCGTAGCGGCGCGGGTAGGGCACAGGCGTGAACTTGGTCTGCGACGTGGCGTCCAGCACGATACCGGTCGGATTGCGGTTGTCACTCAGGTTTTTACCATACATGGCGACCTCCACCTTTTTCGACGGCGACAGCAAGGCGATGCGCGCCGACACGTCGCGCGTTGCACCCACGCGCGAGTTGTCCGCGTTGGTGGCCAGGAAGTACTGTTCGCCGATGAAGCTGGCGTCGCCGTGCAAGGTCAGCAGATAGGCATAGACCGGGATGCTGTAGTCGATGCCTACGTTGCCGGTGTAGCGCGGCGCTTCGATCATGCGCTTGCCGGACAGGTTGGCGCTGTTCAGGGTCAGGGCGCGGTACTTGCCGTCCAACAGGCCGAGGCTGGCGCTCAGGCGCAGTTGTTTGTTCACCTGCAGGAAGCTCTCGATCTCGGCGCCGGTGATGCGCGATTGGCCGGCGTTCACCAGTTGCTGGTTGCCGATGCCGATCACATTGAGAAACTGCTGGTTGCGGAAGTCGTAGCGGAAGGCCGAGACGTTCAGGGTCAGCTTGTTGTCCAGCATCTGCGACTTGACGCCGCCTTCGTAGGAGTTCAGGTATTCCGGCTTGGCCACATTGAGGTCGGCCGCATTGGTCAGGGCGCCGCCGTTGAAGGCGCTGCTGCGGTAGCCGCGCGCATAGTGGGCGTACAGCATCAGGCTGCGGGTCAGCTTGGCGTCGACGCCGAGACGGCCGGTGGGCTTGCGGTCGTCGTAGCGCAGCTCAGGTTGCACTGGAATCACCGGCGTCACGCGGAAATCGGCCAGGCGGCCTTCGTCGCGCGTGTAGCGCACGCCGCCGTAGATGCTCCAGACTTTGTCGATGTCGTAGGTGCCGTCGATGTACAGCGCGGTGGAGCGGCGTTCCTGCAGATATTGCTGGTTCAGGATGGGCAGTACCGGCGGGCCGCCGAAGATGGTGTAGGTGGTGCCGATGTCGACGTTGTCGCGCTGATGGTACAAGCCGGTGATGAACTGGAACGGGCCGTCAAACGCTGTGGCAAAGCGCAAGTCCTGGCTGAACTCATGGTTGCGCGAGCGGAAGTCGATGTGCAGCAGCGGGTCCATGGTGCCGTCGGCATCGACCAGGTTCTGGAAGCGTCCGTTGAGGAAGGAGGTAATGGAGGTGACGGTGCCCAGGTCGGTGCTCTGGTTCAGGGTGAGGTAGCCGCCGGTTCCGCGCACGGCGATTTCGCCGGAACGGTCGTCCGCCACTTCGCGGTCGCCCAGCGGCTGGCCGTTGAAGGGATTGATGCGCGGGTTCTTGCCGTTGGCGTTCAGGCCGCCGGCCAGCATGCCGGTGTTGACCACGCCGATGGCGTCCGGATTGCTGTTCACGCCGAACAGGCGCAGCGTGCCGTTCAGGCCGTCGCCGTCCTTGTAGGCCAGCGTCAGGCGCGCCGCCTTGCGGTCGATATTGGACAGGTCGTGGCCGGCGGGATTGAGGTTCTTGACGTAACCGTCCGAGTGCGCGCCGGTGAAGGCAAGGCGCGCGGTCAGGCGGTCTTCCACCAACGGCACTTCCACCACGCCCTTGGTTTCGCGGTAGCCGTAGGTGCCGGCGCCGACGGTGATCTCGGCTTCTTCCTTGAAGCGCGGTCGCTTGGAGATGAAGTTGACCGCACCGGCCGTGGTGTTCTTGCCGAACAAGGTGCCTTGCGGACCGCGCAGCACTTCGACCCGTTCGATATCGAAGATTTGCGCGCCGCCCAGGTATTGGGCGCCGATATAGACTTCGTCAAAAAACGCGCCGGTCGGCGAGATGGCGTTCAGGTTGAATTCGGAAGTGGAGATGCCGCGCAGCGAGAACTTCGGCTGCGATTCGTCGCCCAGGGTAGACACGCGCAGGTTGGGCACCAGGCGGGCCACTTCGGTGCCGGTGTCGATCTTGGCGTTGGTGAGCGATTGGGCGTTCATCACGCTCACCGATACCGGCACGTCCTGCAGGCGCTGCTCGCGTTTTTGCGCGGTGACGACCACGGTGTTGACGTCGGCCGCTTCCGCCGGCGCGGCGTCCGGTGCCGCCTGCTGCGCGTGTGCCGACATCGCCAGGCCCAGTGCGGCAACGGTACACATTTCTTTTGTGCTGATCATGTTTGTCTCCTTCTTTGTTGTGGTTGTAATTTTTATGTTTTCAGATGCTGGCGAAACTGTTCACGTACACGGTGCTTCAGAATTTTTCCAGTGGGGCCGAGCGGCAGGCTGTCAACGAACACCACATCGTCCGGTATCCACCACTTGGCCACCTTGCCGTCGTAGAGGGCGAGCAGTTCGGCGGGATCGATGTCCGTGCCGGGCTTGCGCACCACCACCAGTAAAGGACGCTCGTCCCACTTGTCGTGCGCCACGCCGACGCAGGCCGCCAATTGCACCTGCGGGTGCGCCATGGCGATGTTTTCCAGATCGATGGAGCCGATCCATTCGCCGCCGGATTTGATCAAGTCCTTGCTGCGGTCGGTGATTTGCACGTAGCCGTCGCTGCTGATGTGGGCCACGTCGCCGGTGGGGAACCAGCCGTCCTTGACGGCGCTGCCGGGTGGATGGCCGTAGTAGGAATCCACCACCCATTGGCCGCGCACTTGCAGGTGGCCGCAGGTGGCGCCATCCCATGCCAGTTCGTTGCCGTCGTCGTCGGCGATGCGGGCGTCCAGGCCGTAGAGCACGTGACCTTGCTTTTGCAGCAGTGCGCGCAGTTCTTCCGGCGGCAAGGCCGCGTGCTGCGCTTGCGGCGTGCAGACGGTGGCCAGCGGTGACAGTTCCGTCATGCCGAAGGCGTGGATGACCTGCATGCCGTAGTCTTCGCGCAGGCTGTCCATCAGCGTCGGCGGACAGGCCGAGCCGCCGATGACCACGCGCTTAAACGTGGTAAATCGTTTGCCTTGTTCTCGCACGTGGTTCAACAGGCCAAGCCAGATGGTGGGCACGCCGGCGGAGAAAGTCACCGCTTCCTGTTCGCACATGGCGTGGAGCGCGGGTCCGCTAAGCGCCGGTCCCGGCAACACCAGCTTTGCGCCGACCAGTGCAGCGGAGTAGGGCAGGCCCCACGCATTGACGTGGAACATGGGCACCACCGGCAGGATGCAGTCGGCGGCGGACAGGTTGAAGGCGTCCGGTGCCACCTGCGCGTAGGCGTGCAGCACGGTGGAGCGGTGCGAGTACAGCACGCCCTTGGGATTGCCGGTGGTGCCGGAGGTGTAGCAAAGGCCTGATGCGGCGTCTTCATCGAAGACGGGCCAGCTCCAGTGGTCGGCGTCCGGCGCCAGCAGCGCTTCGTAGCTGAGTAAATTTGGCATGCCTTCAACGCCTTGCAGCGCGGCCTCGTCGCCCAGCAGCACATAGCCTTTGATGGCGGGACAGTGCGCAAGCAGCTCGCGCACTTGCGGCGCGAAGGAGCGTTCGAAGAACAGGTAGTGACTGCCGGCGTCATTGAGGATGTAGGCCAACTGCTCCGCATGCAGGCGCGGATTGAGCGTGTGGATCACCGCGCCCATGCCGGAGATGCCGTAGTACAGCTCGAGGTGGCGATAGCCGTTCCAGGCCAACGTGGAGATGCGGTCGCCCATGCGCACATTGAGCCGCTCCAACGCGCGCGCCAGGCCTTGCGAGCGTTGATGGCAGTCGTGCCAGGTGTAGCGATGCACGTTGCCGTCGTCGCCATGCGACACAATTTCGCGGTCGCCGAAATAGCGGTCGGCGTGGCGCAGCAGGGAGGAGATCAGCAAGGGCCGGCGCATCATCTGGCCGGGAAGGGGGCTGCGGCTTAATTCGGGCATGCGTGTCTCCAGGCACACGCGCAGTGATCGGAAGGTCTAATTCTTCCTCACTGCGGTGCGCGTTTTCGTTTAGTATTTATTTAGGGTCGAACTTGTTAGGTGTGACTGTAAAGACGGCGCCAAGAACCGTCTTGCTTCTGAAAGCCAAGTTTTTGACCGATAAAGACAATCTGGAGACGAAGTGTATGGAACAAGCCACCACGGCCGGATCGTGGCTGATTGGTATCTGGGAGATGCTGCAGACGATAGGCCTTGATCCACAGCCGATCTTTGCACGCGCCGGCATCGCGGAGGAGAGCTTCCGCAATCCGCATCAGCGCATCGCCAGCGACAAGCTCAGTATGTTGTGGAATGTGATCACCGAGGTGTCCGGCGACGAATCAGTGTCGCTGGCCGCAGCGGAACAACCACGTCCGGCCACGCTGGATCTGCTGATGTACACGATGATCACCGCGCCCACCATGGAGGCGGCGCTGCAACGCTTCATCCGCTACATCCGCATCATCAGCGATGCGGCGGTGTTCTCGCTGGAGCCCGGTGCGGAGGGCGCGCAATGGCTGCGCCTGACCATCAACGGCGGCCAGCTGGCGGTGCCGCGTCAGCGCTGCGAGTTTGTGCTCATCACCATTCTCAATATCTGCCGCTGGATCGCGAGCAAGCAAATCAATCCGCTGGCGATCGAACTGGCGCATGTGGAGCCCGGCAGCACGCAGATGCATGCGCGGGTGTTTGGCGGGCCGGTGCGGTTTTGCGCGGCCCACAATGGCTTCCTGTTGTCCGCCGCTGACCTGCATGCGGCGCTGCCGGCGTCGAACGCCGCCTTGTCGGCGCTGCACGAGCGGTTTGCGGTGGAGTTCCTGGATAAAATGGACCTACAGCGCTTTGCGCCGCGCGTGCGCGAAGTGATCGTCCGCTGCCTGCCGGATGGTTCGCCGCCGCGCAGCGTGGCGGCAGCGGCGCTGTGCATCAGCGAGCGCACCTTGCAGCGCCGGCTGGAAGATGAAGGGACTTCCTACAACGATCTGCTCGATGAAACCCGGCGTGACTTGGCGCGTGAATATCTGGCCAAAGAGCAGATGGCGCTGGGCCAGGTTGCGTTCCTGGTCGGCTTTTCCGACCAGAGCACGTTCTGCCGGGCCTGCCAGCGATGGTTCGGCACCTCGCCGAAGGAATTCCGTAAAAGTCATCAGTAGCGACTTACATTAACACCGGCATGATCAAGTTTGTCAGCAATTTTTCGCTCAGAGGGTGGGCGTCGCGGATCTGGAAGTTCGTCGTTGTGATGACGACCACCGCGTCCAATTCCGGCAGCACGAATACTTTGTTGCCCCCCGAGCCCGACATTCCATAGCTCTTCACAGTGCGGCCATTGACGTTGAAATTTTGCAGCCACCAGAGATAGCCATAGTCCATGCCCTCGCGCGCATTCGCCTGCGGCTGAACCGATCGCTTGACCCATTCGGCGGGGATCACTTGCTTGCCAGCCCAGCGCCCCTGGTTAAGATATAACTGCCCCAGCTTCAATAAGTCTGTGCTGCGCAGTTGCAGCCCGCCACCGGTCATCGCTGTGCCTTTGGGCTGAAACTGCCATTTCACTTTCTCGATACCGATCGGCTCGAACAAATTGGCTGCGGCGAAGTGTTGAACGCTTTGGCCGCTCACCTTTTCAAGCAGGGGGCCGAGCAGGGTGACGCCCGCCGTGCAGTAACTCCAGGCGCGGCCATACGGCGACTGCTCCGGCCGCGGCTGCCATTCCGGAAAGCCGCGGACGGGAAGGTCGGCGGCGAAGCGGCTCCAATCTTCGATCAAATACATGCGTTCCTCGTTGCCGCGCGAGTGCTGGTTGTCGTCGTCGCATTCAAGCAGTGAGCTCATGGTCAATAAATCCTCCACCGTGATTTTGTCCTTACGGGGATCGGCGGCGGCCAGTGGGTACAATTCCGGGAAATTGGGAAGGACCGGGGTGTCGGCACGTAACAGCTTTTGGTCGATCGCCAGGCCGACCAGCATCCCGGTTATCGTCTTGCCCACCGAACGTGTATTGCGCAGGCCTTCGGCCCCTTCGACGTCGAAGTAGTGTTCATAGATCAGTTTGCCATGGTGCGCCACCACCACACTGGTAATTTGCTTGAATTCGCCGGCTTTGACGGCGCGGGTTAGCGCATCAAGTTCACCTGCGTGAACCGTAGCGCTGAAGGCCAAAAACACGGGGATGTATCGCAACATTGCTTACTCCAGGTAAAAGGGAAGTTTGGCCCGGCAAATCAGGCGCAGTGGTTTGAAACATCCGATGACGATAGCGATCATGCGCCGTGTAGGCGATGACTATCCGACGAACAGCGGCTGAGGATGGATGAATCGCTGATTTAGCGGGGCCAAGTTGGCATAAAGACGCCGGCCCTAGCGTGAAAACGGTGCGCGAGAAGTTGGCGGAAGGCTGAACATCGCTTTTCCTCGCCCGGCTTGTGGAAGCGGCGCATCAGCGGGTGGTGGTCGGCGTTGATGGTCAATTGCGTAAACGAGTATTCCGGGCCTGCTGCGCCTTCCCATTCCCGCCACAGCCCGCCCACCGCAAACATCGACTGATCGGCCATGCCTATGCCCCAGCGCACCGGCTTGCCCGATTCGTAGTTCGGTTCATAGAAGGCCGTCA is a genomic window containing:
- a CDS encoding TonB-dependent receptor, with product MISTKEMCTVAALGLAMSAHAQQAAPDAAPAEAADVNTVVVTAQKREQRLQDVPVSVSVMNAQSLTNAKIDTGTEVARLVPNLRVSTLGDESQPKFSLRGISTSEFNLNAISPTGAFFDEVYIGAQYLGGAQIFDIERVEVLRGPQGTLFGKNTTAGAVNFISKRPRFKEEAEITVGAGTYGYRETKGVVEVPLVEDRLTARLAFTGAHSDGYVKNLNPAGHDLSNIDRKAARLTLAYKDGDGLNGTLRLFGVNSNPDAIGVVNTGMLAGGLNANGKNPRINPFNGQPLGDREVADDRSGEIAVRGTGGYLTLNQSTDLGTVTSITSFLNGRFQNLVDADGTMDPLLHIDFRSRNHEFSQDLRFATAFDGPFQFITGLYHQRDNVDIGTTYTIFGGPPVLPILNQQYLQERRSTALYIDGTYDIDKVWSIYGGVRYTRDEGRLADFRVTPVIPVQPELRYDDRKPTGRLGVDAKLTRSLMLYAHYARGYRSSAFNGGALTNAADLNVAKPEYLNSYEGGVKSQMLDNKLTLNVSAFRYDFRNQQFLNVIGIGNQQLVNAGQSRITGAEIESFLQVNKQLRLSASLGLLDGKYRALTLNSANLSGKRMIEAPRYTGNVGIDYSIPVYAYLLTLHGDASFIGEQYFLATNADNSRVGATRDVSARIALLSPSKKVEVAMYGKNLSDNRNPTGIVLDATSQTKFTPVPYPRRYGIDVTFRY
- a CDS encoding 3-(methylthio)propionyl-CoA ligase; this translates as MPELSRSPLPGQMMRRPLLISSLLRHADRYFGDREIVSHGDDGNVHRYTWHDCHQRSQGLARALERLNVRMGDRISTLAWNGYRHLELYYGISGMGAVIHTLNPRLHAEQLAYILNDAGSHYLFFERSFAPQVRELLAHCPAIKGYVLLGDEAALQGVEGMPNLLSYEALLAPDADHWSWPVFDEDAASGLCYTSGTTGNPKGVLYSHRSTVLHAYAQVAPDAFNLSAADCILPVVPMFHVNAWGLPYSAALVGAKLVLPGPALSGPALHAMCEQEAVTFSAGVPTIWLGLLNHVREQGKRFTTFKRVVIGGSACPPTLMDSLREDYGMQVIHAFGMTELSPLATVCTPQAQHAALPPEELRALLQKQGHVLYGLDARIADDDGNELAWDGATCGHLQVRGQWVVDSYYGHPPGSAVKDGWFPTGDVAHISSDGYVQITDRSKDLIKSGGEWIGSIDLENIAMAHPQVQLAACVGVAHDKWDERPLLVVVRKPGTDIDPAELLALYDGKVAKWWIPDDVVFVDSLPLGPTGKILKHRVREQFRQHLKT
- a CDS encoding AraC family transcriptional regulator, with protein sequence MEQATTAGSWLIGIWEMLQTIGLDPQPIFARAGIAEESFRNPHQRIASDKLSMLWNVITEVSGDESVSLAAAEQPRPATLDLLMYTMITAPTMEAALQRFIRYIRIISDAAVFSLEPGAEGAQWLRLTINGGQLAVPRQRCEFVLITILNICRWIASKQINPLAIELAHVEPGSTQMHARVFGGPVRFCAAHNGFLLSAADLHAALPASNAALSALHERFAVEFLDKMDLQRFAPRVREVIVRCLPDGSPPRSVAAAALCISERTLQRRLEDEGTSYNDLLDETRRDLAREYLAKEQMALGQVAFLVGFSDQSTFCRACQRWFGTSPKEFRKSHQ
- a CDS encoding beta-lactamase family protein encodes the protein MLRYIPVFLAFSATVHAGELDALTRAVKAGEFKQITSVVVAHHGKLIYEHYFDVEGAEGLRNTRSVGKTITGMLVGLAIDQKLLRADTPVLPNFPELYPLAAADPRKDKITVEDLLTMSSLLECDDDNQHSRGNEERMYLIEDWSRFAADLPVRGFPEWQPRPEQSPYGRAWSYCTAGVTLLGPLLEKVSGQSVQHFAAANLFEPIGIEKVKWQFQPKGTAMTGGGLQLRSTDLLKLGQLYLNQGRWAGKQVIPAEWVKRSVQPQANAREGMDYGYLWWLQNFNVNGRTVKSYGMSGSGGNKVFVLPELDAVVVITTTNFQIRDAHPLSEKLLTNLIMPVLM